In a genomic window of Rhododendron vialii isolate Sample 1 chromosome 12a, ASM3025357v1:
- the LOC131310353 gene encoding F-box/FBD/LRR-repeat protein At1g13570-like isoform X2 codes for MGKEVHFPSKFALQKRCKRNNKGEDYICRLPDEILVIILSGLSMREVARTSILSRRWRYLWTFFTGIFDFDGSDTLIRFKWNEKSLKFERIRFIRWVNQVLRSHQGPSVDELKVCFDLDNHYKPAIDGWIEFAMRKEIRKLELDLNDDFSALPVQREFYAFPSHLLKNFTLGLLTTLRLSYVSVTGEFLEYLLSHVPLLEVLSVKFSPVLACFSVSGPSLKLKYLEIINCKNMENLEISAENLVSFKYDGPNLGIPFKHVPHLVEVSFGMKFGLYAVKFLRRFSSYFMQLERLSLFLVTKEAPFVLDIPELGNLKYLELKVSRYNRQSLLACIPLLDASPLLHEFILKVGSRRSTSPAQEQRCLKECWDILPGSINT; via the exons ATGGGGAAAGAAGTGCATTTTCCCTCTAAATTTGCGCTGCAGAAG CGTTGCAAGAGAAACAATAAAGGGGAAGACTACATTTGTCGATTGCCGGATGAAATCCTTGTGATAATTCTCTCTGGCTTGTCAATGAGAGAAGTAGCCAGAACTAGCATCCTCTCAAGAAGATGGAGatatttatggacatttttcaCTGGCATTTTTGACTTTGATGGTTCAGATACACTAATTCGATTCAAATGGAATGAAAAGTCGCTTAAATTTGAAAGGATTAGATTCATAAGGTGGGTGAATCAAGTGTTACGATCACATCAAGGTCCATCTGTGGACGAACTCAAGGTTTGTTTTGACTTGGATAACCACTATAAACCCGCCATTGATGGTTGGATTGAGTTTGCTATGAGGAAGGAAATCAGAAAACTTGAGTTGGATTTAAATGACGACTTTAGTGCTCTCCCTGTACAACGTGAGTTCTATGCTTTTCCATCACATCTGCTCAAGAATTTCACACTTGGTCTCCTAACAACTCTTCGGTTGTCATATGTATCTGTGACTGGAGAGTTTCTCGAGTACTTATTATCTCATGTTCCGTTGCTTGAGGTATTAAGTGTGAAGTTTTCACCAGTTCTGGCATGCTTTAGTGTCTCTGGGCCATCACTGAAGCTGAAGTATCTAGAGATAATCAACTGCAAGAACATGGAAAATCTTGAGATTTCGGCAGAAAATCTCGTGTCATTTAAGTATGACGGGCCAAATTTAGGGATTCCCTTTAAGCACGTACCTCATCTTGTCGAGGTATCATTTGGTATGAAATTTGGCTTGTATGCAGTTAAGTTTCTTCGCAGATTCTCAAGCTATTTCATGCAACTTGAGAGGCTTTCATTATTTCTGGTGACAAAAGAG GCTCCATTTGTCCTAGATATTCCTGAATTAGGGAATCTCAAGTATTTGGAACTGAAGGTCTCACGCTACAATCGACAAAGCCTCCTTGCTTGCATTCCCCTACTTGATGCGTCTCCCTTGTTGCATGAATTTATACTAAAG GTTGGTTCCCGAAGATCCACTTCCCCCGCACAGGAG CAACGATGTTTAAAAGAGTGTTGGGATATACTACCAGGAAGTATCAATACCTGA
- the LOC131310353 gene encoding F-box/FBD/LRR-repeat protein At1g13570-like isoform X1, with protein MGKEVHFPSKFALQKRCKRNNKGEDYICRLPDEILVIILSGLSMREVARTSILSRRWRYLWTFFTGIFDFDGSDTLIRFKWNEKSLKFERIRFIRWVNQVLRSHQGPSVDELKVCFDLDNHYKPAIDGWIEFAMRKEIRKLELDLNDDFSALPVQREFYAFPSHLLKNFTLGLLTTLRLSYVSVTGEFLEYLLSHVPLLEVLSVKFSPVLACFSVSGPSLKLKYLEIINCKNMENLEISAENLVSFKYDGPNLGIPFKHVPHLVEVSFGMKFGLYAVKFLRRFSSYFMQLERLSLFLVTKEAPFVLDIPELGNLKYLELKVSRYNRQSLLACIPLLDASPLLHEFILKVGSRRSTSPAQESLATMFKRVLGYTTRKYQYLKVVELVGSIGSAAVEFITFMLENVASLEKLIVNPCIAWNARISPECELQYIPEELLAREHAMKLAAELPLGVEFVIL; from the exons ATGGGGAAAGAAGTGCATTTTCCCTCTAAATTTGCGCTGCAGAAG CGTTGCAAGAGAAACAATAAAGGGGAAGACTACATTTGTCGATTGCCGGATGAAATCCTTGTGATAATTCTCTCTGGCTTGTCAATGAGAGAAGTAGCCAGAACTAGCATCCTCTCAAGAAGATGGAGatatttatggacatttttcaCTGGCATTTTTGACTTTGATGGTTCAGATACACTAATTCGATTCAAATGGAATGAAAAGTCGCTTAAATTTGAAAGGATTAGATTCATAAGGTGGGTGAATCAAGTGTTACGATCACATCAAGGTCCATCTGTGGACGAACTCAAGGTTTGTTTTGACTTGGATAACCACTATAAACCCGCCATTGATGGTTGGATTGAGTTTGCTATGAGGAAGGAAATCAGAAAACTTGAGTTGGATTTAAATGACGACTTTAGTGCTCTCCCTGTACAACGTGAGTTCTATGCTTTTCCATCACATCTGCTCAAGAATTTCACACTTGGTCTCCTAACAACTCTTCGGTTGTCATATGTATCTGTGACTGGAGAGTTTCTCGAGTACTTATTATCTCATGTTCCGTTGCTTGAGGTATTAAGTGTGAAGTTTTCACCAGTTCTGGCATGCTTTAGTGTCTCTGGGCCATCACTGAAGCTGAAGTATCTAGAGATAATCAACTGCAAGAACATGGAAAATCTTGAGATTTCGGCAGAAAATCTCGTGTCATTTAAGTATGACGGGCCAAATTTAGGGATTCCCTTTAAGCACGTACCTCATCTTGTCGAGGTATCATTTGGTATGAAATTTGGCTTGTATGCAGTTAAGTTTCTTCGCAGATTCTCAAGCTATTTCATGCAACTTGAGAGGCTTTCATTATTTCTGGTGACAAAAGAG GCTCCATTTGTCCTAGATATTCCTGAATTAGGGAATCTCAAGTATTTGGAACTGAAGGTCTCACGCTACAATCGACAAAGCCTCCTTGCTTGCATTCCCCTACTTGATGCGTCTCCCTTGTTGCATGAATTTATACTAAAG GTTGGTTCCCGAAGATCCACTTCCCCCGCACAGGAG AGTCTAGCAACGATGTTTAAAAGAGTGTTGGGATATACTACCAGGAAGTATCAATACCTGAAGGTGGTGGAACTGGTGGGGTCTATAGGGTCCGCAGCTGTTGAGTTTATCACGTTCATGCTTGAGAATGTTGCATCACTTGAGAAGCTTATTGTAAATCCTTGCATAGCATGGAATGCACGAATTTCACCTGAGTGTGAGCTCCAGTACATTCCGGAAGAATTATTAGCAAGAGAGCATGCTATGAAGCTGGCGGCGGAACTACCTCTGGGGGTTGAATTTGTGATACTTTAA
- the LOC131310353 gene encoding F-box/FBD/LRR-repeat protein At1g13570-like isoform X3, whose amino-acid sequence MGKEVHFPSKFALQKRCKRNNKGEDYICRLPDEILVIILSGLSMREVARTSILSRRWRYLWTFFTGIFDFDGSDTLIRFKWNEKSLKFERIRFIRWVNQVLRSHQGPSVDELKVCFDLDNHYKPAIDGWIEFAMRKEIRKLELDLNDDFSALPVQREFYAFPSHLLKNFTLGLLTTLRLSYVSVTGEFLEYLLSHVPLLEVLSVKFSPVLACFSVSGPSLKLKYLEIINCKNMENLEISAENLVSFKYDGPNLGIPFKHVPHLVEVSFGMKFGLYAVKFLRRFSSYFMQLERLSLFLVTKEAPFVLDIPELGNLKYLELKVSRYNRQSLLACIPLLDASPLLHEFILKVGSRRSTSPAQEILMICRV is encoded by the exons ATGGGGAAAGAAGTGCATTTTCCCTCTAAATTTGCGCTGCAGAAG CGTTGCAAGAGAAACAATAAAGGGGAAGACTACATTTGTCGATTGCCGGATGAAATCCTTGTGATAATTCTCTCTGGCTTGTCAATGAGAGAAGTAGCCAGAACTAGCATCCTCTCAAGAAGATGGAGatatttatggacatttttcaCTGGCATTTTTGACTTTGATGGTTCAGATACACTAATTCGATTCAAATGGAATGAAAAGTCGCTTAAATTTGAAAGGATTAGATTCATAAGGTGGGTGAATCAAGTGTTACGATCACATCAAGGTCCATCTGTGGACGAACTCAAGGTTTGTTTTGACTTGGATAACCACTATAAACCCGCCATTGATGGTTGGATTGAGTTTGCTATGAGGAAGGAAATCAGAAAACTTGAGTTGGATTTAAATGACGACTTTAGTGCTCTCCCTGTACAACGTGAGTTCTATGCTTTTCCATCACATCTGCTCAAGAATTTCACACTTGGTCTCCTAACAACTCTTCGGTTGTCATATGTATCTGTGACTGGAGAGTTTCTCGAGTACTTATTATCTCATGTTCCGTTGCTTGAGGTATTAAGTGTGAAGTTTTCACCAGTTCTGGCATGCTTTAGTGTCTCTGGGCCATCACTGAAGCTGAAGTATCTAGAGATAATCAACTGCAAGAACATGGAAAATCTTGAGATTTCGGCAGAAAATCTCGTGTCATTTAAGTATGACGGGCCAAATTTAGGGATTCCCTTTAAGCACGTACCTCATCTTGTCGAGGTATCATTTGGTATGAAATTTGGCTTGTATGCAGTTAAGTTTCTTCGCAGATTCTCAAGCTATTTCATGCAACTTGAGAGGCTTTCATTATTTCTGGTGACAAAAGAG GCTCCATTTGTCCTAGATATTCCTGAATTAGGGAATCTCAAGTATTTGGAACTGAAGGTCTCACGCTACAATCGACAAAGCCTCCTTGCTTGCATTCCCCTACTTGATGCGTCTCCCTTGTTGCATGAATTTATACTAAAG GTTGGTTCCCGAAGATCCACTTCCCCCGCACAGGAG ATTCTTATGATTTGCAGAGTCTAG